One Gambusia affinis linkage group LG15, SWU_Gaff_1.0, whole genome shotgun sequence genomic window carries:
- the dclk1a gene encoding serine/threonine-protein kinase DCLK1a isoform X6, translating to MLEVEVNGTPASQQSTPHSGKSPTPSPTSPGSLSRRQGSLGSSTSLSSAQVSSPADDSNDVKPEAEILQDEVPAVPSYISDCYRVGRMLGDGNFAVVRECVELSTGREYALKIINKGKCRGKEHMIQNEVAILRRVKHPNIVLLIEEVDTYNELYLVMELVKGGDLFDAITSANRYTERDASGMLYNLANAIKYLHSLNIVHRDIKPENLLVYEHADGSKSLKLGDFGLATVVDGPLYTVCGTPTYVAPEIIAETGYGLKVDIWAAGVITYILLCGFPPFRGSTEDQEALFDHILMGQLEFPLPYWDNVSETAKDLIRSMLEVEVDQRYTALQVLEHPWVTNEGLCENEHQLSVAGKIKKHFNTGPKVNDTNAGVSVISLDDSFSMQRSGSLDFYQHPAMYWIRPPLLIRRGRFSDEDATRM from the exons ATGCTAGAAGTGGAAG tgAACGGGACGCCGGCCAGTCAGCAGTCCACTCCTCATTCGGGGAAATCTCCCACCCCCTCCCCAACCAGCCCAGGCAGCCTCAGCCGACGCCAG GGGTCACTGGGTTCCTCCACCTCTTTGTCTTCCGCCCAGGTTTCTAGCCCAGCGGATGACAGCAATGACGTCAAACCTGAAG CTGAGATTCTCCAGGACGAAGTTCCTGCTGTGCCATCCTACATATCGGACTGCTACAGGGTGGGCCGGATGCTGGGCGACGGGAACTTTGCAGTTGTGCGCGAATGCGTGGAGCTCTCTACAGGAAGGGAGTACGCTCTGAAGATCATCAACAAGGGCAAATGCAGAGGCAAG GAACACATGATTCAGAATGAGGTGGCCATCCTCCGCAGGGTCAAACACCCAAATATCGTTTTACTCATTGAGGAAGTGGACACTTATAATGAGCTTTACCTGGTCATGGAACTGGTCAAG GGGGGAGATCTGTTCGACGCCATCACCTCTGCCAACAGATACACGGAGAGGGATGCCAGTGGGATGCTCTACAATCTGGCCAACGCCATCAAATACCTCCACAGCCTCAACATTGTGCACAGAGACATCaaaccagaaaacctgctg GTGTATGAACACGCAGATGGCAGCAAAAGTCTAAAACTGGGAGACTTTGGTTTGGCGACGGTGGTGGATGGACCCCTCTACACGGTCTGTGGGACCCCAACATATGTAGCACCTGAAATTATTGCAGAGACAGG GTACGGCCTTAAGGTGGACATCTGGGCAGCTGGAGTTATCACCTACATCCTATTGTGTGGTTTCCCACCTTTTCGAGG GAGCACTGAGGATCAAGAAGCCCTTTTTGATCATATACTGATGGGGCAGCTTGAATTTCCTCTTCCTTACTGGGACAACGTGTCAGAGACAGCAAAG gatCTGATCCGGTCCAtgctggaggtggaggtggaccAGAGATACACTGCCCTGCAGGTGCTGGAGCATCCTTGGGTTACT AATGAGGGTCTGTGTGAAAACGAACACCAGCTGTCTGTAGCGGGAAAGATAAAGAAGCACTTCAACACTGGGCCCAAGGTCAACGACACCAACGCAGGGGTGTCAGTCATTTCT CTGGATGACAGCTTTTCTATGCAGCGATCTGGGTCGTTGGATTTCTACCAGCACCCAGCTATGTACTGGATAAG GCCACCCCTCTTGATAAGGAGGGGCAGGTTCTCAGACGAGGACGCCACCCGAATGTGA